The region GCCGACGGCGTGGTGGTGCGGCCGGTGGTCGACCCGGTACCGGTCTATCCCTTCTCGGCGGTCTGGCGGTCGGGGCGGCCGAGCAGGCCGCTGGACGGCGCCATCACCGCCGTCCGCGGCATCGCCGACGAGAGCGGCTGGCTGGAGCCGCCGCCCCGGGAGTGGTGGATGCCCGCCGCCGACCACACCTGACCGGCGTGTTCACGGCGACGCGACGGCGCCCGGCCGCACCTGGCGCCCCGGCCCGGGTGCGGTCCGGCCTGCGGCCCGCCGCCGTCAGCCGGCCGCCAGGATCTGCACGCCGTGCGCCATGATCCGCTCGACCACCGGATGGCCGGGGCCGGCGTCGGTGATCAGGCCGCTGATCTCCGCCCAGGGCAGGACCCGGAAGCGGGAGGCGGTGCCGATCTTCTCGGACGAGGCGAGGATCCAGGTGTCCGCGGACCGGGCGGCCAGGGCGCGCTTCATCGCGGCCTCCTCGGCGTCGCCGGTGGTCAGTCCGGCCTCCGGGTGGACGCCGCTGACGCCGAGCAGGCACAGGTCGGCGGAGACGTTCTGGGCGGCCTCGACCGCGGCCGCGCCGCAGGCGACCGCCGAGTGCTTGAAGACCCGGCCGCCGAGCAGGAAGACCTCGGCCAGCGGATGGCCGAGCAGCGCGGCCGCGGTCGTCGGGCTGTGGGTGATGACGGTGCAGGCGAGGTCCTGCGGGAGCGCGCGGACCACGGCCAGCGCGGTGGTGCCGCCGTCGAGGATCAGCGCGCCGCCGGGCCGCACGAGAGCGACGGCCGCCGCGGCGACCTTCCGCTTTCCGCCGGGGGCGACGGCCTGCCGGGAGGCGTAGTCCGCGGCGGCCGGGGAGACGGGCAGTGCCCCGCCGTAGACCCGCTGGCAGCGTCCCTCGGCGGCGAGGTCGCGCAGATCGCGGCGCACGCTGTCCTCGGAGATGCCCAGGCCGGCGGCGACGTCCTTGGCGACGATCTTGCCCTCGCGAGCGAGCAGGCCCAGCAGGTGGTCGCGCCGTTCAGCAGCCAGCATGCACACTCTCTCCCGTTCTTGCACGTTTCTGCGTGTATCGTAGCGCGCCATGACCGACAAGCCGACACCCCTCCCCGTCGCCGGCCCGTACCGCCCCGGCGTCGACACCCCCGACCACCGCGGGCGTACCGGACTCGACCGCGCCGGGCGCGGTCTGGACCGGAACCCCGACGTGGTGGTCCGCGACGTGGAGCTGACGTCGCAGGGCTGGCACGTGCTGCGCCGCACCACCTTCGACTACCGGCGGCGGGACGGGCGCTGGGTCACCCAGCAGCGCGAGACGTACGACCGCGGCAACGGCGCGGTCGTCCTGCCGTACGACGCCGAGCGCGGCCGTGTGCTGCTCACCCGTCAGTTCCGCTACCCGGCCTACGTCAACGGCCACCCCGACGGCATGCTGATCGAGGCCGCGGCCGGGCTGCTCGACGGTGACGCCCCGCTCGCCGCCGTCCGGCGCGAGGCCGCCGAGGAACTCGGGGTCACGCTCGGCCCGCTCACCCACGTCCTCGACGCCTACATGAGCCCCGGCTCCGTCACCGAACGCCTGCACTTCTACGCGGCGCCCTACACCCCGGCCGACCGGACCGGACAGGGCGGCGGGCTGGAGGAGGACGGCGAGGACATCGACGTCGTCGACGTGCCCTTCGCCGACGCCCTCGCCATGGTCCGCGACGGGCGCATCGCCGACGGCAAGACCGTGCTGCTCCTGCAATGGGCCGCCCTGGACGGACCCTTCGCCGCCGCGGCGGCCACCCGCTGACCGACCCCGGCCGGACCCGCTCCGGGGACGGGCGGTCGTCCGGCTACTGCACCCTGCCAGGGCCCCTCAACTCCGGTGCCTGGCGCAGGATCTCCAGTTCCAGGTGCTGGAGCGCGGGGCTGGGCGAGATGCCCAGGTCCTCCACCATGGTCTTCTGGTGGTCCCGCAGCACCGACAGCGCGTTGGCCTGCCGGCCCGCCCGGTACAGCGCGAGGCTCAGCAGTTCGCAGCCGTACTCGCGCAGCGGGTGGGCCTGGGTGAAGGCCACCAGTTCGGGCACCGCCAGTTCGTGGTTGCCCACCGCGATCAGCGTCGCACAGCGGCCCTCGATCATCGACAGGCGCAGTTCCTCCAGACGTACGGCCGCCGGTGTGACGTGCCGGGCCGCCACCTCCGCGTACGCCTCACCGCGCCACAGCGCGAGGCCGGCCTCGAACGCGTACAGCGCCCGCTGCGGATCGCCCCGGTCCAGCGCCCGCCACCCGGCGGTGGCGCACTCCCCGAAGCGGTGCGCGTCGACCTCGACGGCCCGGCTGTCCAGCAGATAGCTCCGGCCGCGCGTGCACAGCACCGTCGACGGGGCGCGCGGCGCCCGGTGCGGTTCCAGCGCGCGCCGCAGATTGGCGATGTAGGCGTGCAGCGAAGTGGTCGCCGACTGCGGCGGCCGGCCGTCCCACAGCGCTTCCACCAGGACGTCGATCGAGACCGGCTGGCCCACCTGGCTCACCAGCAGGGCGAGCGCCGCACGCTGCTTGGGCGTGCCCAGGTCCACCCACCGGCCGCCGACGGCCACCTCGATCGGGCCGAGGACCCGGATCTCGACCTCGGCGGCGGTGGGGTGCGGGGCGCGGGCGGGTCCGTCCCCGGCGCCCGGCGCGGGGCGGCGCGCCGGATCGGCCGGGTCCTGGCCGTATCCGGCGGCGCCCTCGAAGCGGTCGTCCCGCTCCGAGGGGCTGACGTCGAGCTCCAGCGCCTTGCTGACGTACTGCTTGAGCGTCTCGTTGGCCCGCCGCAACTCCCGGACCTCGCGTTCGAGTTCCGCTATGCGCCGCGCGCTGCCGGCGCTCCCCCCGCTCTCCCGCGGCCCCGGCGGTTCCGCGACGGCCTGTGGTCCGCGTCCCTCGACGGCCACCGGGGCGGCGGTCAGGGTGCCGCGGCGGTCTTCTCTGTCCATCGTTGTCGCACGCATGGATACTGCCCCCGTAAGTTGTGTGCGGTTGCTCACCGGCCGCTGAGCGTGGACACCCGGTCGTCGTGGTCGCCCGCCGCCGGCAGGGCGTCGTCCCGGCGCAGGAAGAGCTTGCCGGGCCACCACATCCAGCGGCCCACGTCCAGGGTGAGCGCGGTGACCAGCACCGAGCGGACCACGAGGGTGTCCAGCAGCACCCCGAAGGCCACCGCGAAGCCCAGTTCCGCCGCGAAGACCAGCGGCAGTGACGCCATCGCCCCGAAGGTGCCGGCGAGCACCACGCCCGCCGAGGTGATCACCCCGCCGGTGGAGGACAGGCCGGTCAGCGCGGCGCGCCGGGTGCCCTGCCGCAGCGCGTCCTCGCGGATCCGGGTGACCAGGAAGATGTTGTAGTCGATGCCCAGGGCGACCAGGAAGACGAAGGCGAGCAGCGGGAAGGACGCGTCGGCACCGGCGAAGCCGAAGACGTGCTCGAACATCAGGCTGCTCACCCCGAGGGCCGCGCCGAACGACAGCAGCACCGTCGCCATCAGCAGCAGCGGCGCGACCACCGCCCGCAGCAGCGCCGCCAGGATGAGCAGCACCACCACCAGCACGAGCGGGATGACCACCTTGTTGTCGCGGGCCGCCGCGTCCTCGGTGTCCACCATGACCGCGGTGCTGCCGCCGACCTGCGCGTCCGCGCCGTCGATCCGGTGGACCGCGCCGCGGGCCCGGTCGACGGTACGCATCGCCGCCTCGCTGCTGGGCTCGTCCTTCAACTGGGCGAGCAGGACCGCCCCGTCGCCCTTGACCACCGGGTCCGCGACGCCGGCGATCCCGGGCACCCCGGCCAGCGCCGCCTTGACCCGGTCGGCCGCGCCGGCCCTGGCCACCACGTAGACGGGGTCGCCGGATCCGGCGGGGAAGTGCTCGGCGCGGACGTCCTCGCCGACCGCCATCTGCGGTGTGTTCGTGAACTGGTCCTTGTTGGCCAGGCCGGAGGCGTCGAGCCCGAGGGCGCCGAGCGCCAGGGCCCCGAGCACGAGCACGGTGCCCGCCCACACCAGGCGCGGGCGGCCGGAGACGGCCTTCCCGACCCGGCTCCAGACGCTCTCCTTGCGCGTCGCCCCCGCGGCCCCGTACACCGGTCTCACCGGCCAGAAGACCCACCGGCCGCAGACGACGAGCAGGGCGGGCATCAGGGTGACCATGGTGAGCAGGCCGACCAGGATGCCGATGGCGCAGGCCGGGCCCATGCCCTTGGTGGAGTTCAGGTCGGCGAGCATCAGCAGCATCAGGCTGACCGCGACGGTCGCCGCGCTGGCCACGATCGCCGGGCCCGAGCGGTGGAGGGCCTCCGCCATCGCCTCGTGCCGGTCCTCGTGGCGCAGCAGTTCCTCCCGGTAGCGGGAGATCAGCAGCAGGGCGTAGTCGGTGGCGGCGCCGAAGACGAGCACGGTCAGGATGAAGCTGCTCTGCTTGTTGACGACCAGCCCGGCGTGCTCGGCCAGCAGGTAGATCAGCGCCTCCGCCACGACCAGGGCCACGCCGACGGTGATCAGCGGCAGCAGGGGCAGCAGCGGGCTGCGGTAGGTGAACAGCAGGATCACGATGACGACCAGCGCGGTGATCGTGGTCAGGGTGCCGCCGCCGCCGAACGCCTTGATCGAGTCGGCGCCGTAGCCGGCCGGTCCCGCGACGTGGAAGCCGAGGCCGTCAGGTCCCTGCCGGCCGACCTCGGTCATCCGGTCGACCACTGTGCCGAGCCCTTCCCAGCCGGAGTTGTCCTTGTGGACCTGGACGACGGTCTGGATGGCCTTGCCGTCCTGGGACTCGACCGGGCCCTGCGGGGCGCCCACGACGTTGTCGATGCCCTGGAACGCCTTGGCGTCCGCCCGCGCCTTGGACAGGTCGGCGGCGGTGACCCCGGTGGCCCGGTCGTAGACCACGATCGCGGGCACGGTGTCGGCGGGCATCAGCTTCTCGGCGCGCTCGACGACCGCGGTGGACTCCGCGTTGCCGGGCAGCCAGGCCGAGTTGTCGTTCTGCTCCGCGCCGGAGAGCTTCCCTGCCAGCATCAGTGCGGGAACCAGCAGGACGGCCCAGATCGCGAGGACGACCCACTTGCCCACGCTTCCACTGGGCAAGGCGGCCAGTTTTCGCATCATGCCGGTTCCTCCGTGTGGTGTGGGGGTGAGAGATGGTGCGCAGCGGGATTCCAGGGCGCCCGACGAGGTGTCAGGCGGTCCGGACACAGGTCGGGACGCCGGTCACCGCACTGCGGGGAGCACGGCCTGCGGGTCGGCGAGCCGGGCGCGGACGTGCCCGAGGGCGAGCAGCACCGGGATGTCGGTGAGCAGCGGGAAGTGGTAGGCGAAGGGGCGGGGGCCGACCATGTCGGGCGGGCCGCCGTAGCTGCCGTCGGCCTTCTGCTGGGCGAGCAGCCAGGTCAGGGCGCGGCCGAGGGGCCGCGGGTCGTCGGCGTAGCAGAGCGCGATCAGGCCGTACGCGGTGCTGACGTCGTCGCTGGGGTCGCCGGGCTGCATGCCCCAGCCGCCGTCGGTGTTCTGCGTCTCGCGCACCGTCTGCTCGATCCGCGCGGCCATGGCGGCGGCGCGCGGGTCGTCCTGCCCCGCCGTGCAGGCGGCGAGCCGGACCCGGAAGAGGCTGTGCAGGCGGCTGCGGCTCCAGCCCGGCTCGAAGCTGCCGTCGGCGTGCTGGCTGTCGGCGAGGAAGGCCAGTGCCTTGTCCCGGACCGGCGCGGTGGCGGGGTGCGGGGCGAGCGCGCAGACCGCGGCGGCCGTCATGCACGGCTCGGAGGAGGCGCCCGCGACGTAGGTCGGGAAGCCGCCGTCCGCGCCCTGCACGGCGAGCAGCGCGTCCACCCCGCGCCGCACGGCCCCGGCGTGCGTGACCGGGTCGACGGCCTGGAGGAGTTCCAGGGCGCAGGAGGTGTCGTCGACGTCGTTCTGCGCGACGAGCGGCGACATCGACCAGCCGCCGGTCAGCGGCGCGCCCCGGGAGAGCGAGCGCAGCCGGGCGCCGCCCTGGTGGGCGCCGAGCATCGCCGTCATGCGGCGCAGCAGCGCCGGGTCCGCGCCCGCCGCGTGCAGGGCGAGACCGCCGGTGGCCGTGCACCAGTTGTCCATCGCCAGCACGAACGGGAAGCCGCCGTCGGGGCGCTGATGGCGCAGCAGTGTCTCCAGGCCGCGCCGCACGGTCTCCTCCTGGCCGGGCACCCCGGCGAGCGCGTGCAGCGCCAGCAGGTGCATCAGCGCGTAGCCCTCCCACACCGTGGTGGCGGGGTCGGTGGCCAGCAGGGTGCCGAGCGCGGCCTCGGTGGAGCGGTTCCTGACGCCCATGGCGCCGGCCAGGATCAGCGTGATGGACGCCTGCTGCACGGCGGCCCAGGAGTGCAGCGGGTCGGTGGGGGCCTGCCCGCCGCCCGGGAGTTCGGCGTCGGCCGGCAGCGGGCAGCCGAGCACGCAGAGCACCGCGTAGACCATCAGGCGGCGGCGGACGGAGATGAAGCCCGGCGCGGCGGCCAGGACGCCGGACGCCAGGGTGCCGACGAGCGCGCTGTCGCCGCCGGTCTCCCGGCCCGCGGCTCCCCCGACGGCCAGCGAGGCGAGCACCGCGTCGAGCCGGTCCGCGGACTGCCGGTGGGGACGCAGGTAGGCCAGGAGGCGGTCCCGGGCCGGGGAGTGGGCGCCGGTCCGCGTCATCAGCGAGAGCGCGAGCGCGGACTCCAGCACTCTGCTCTCGCAGTGCCCGCGCAGGGCGCCGTCGGGATCGGCTCTGCCGCTGACGTGCGCGACCAGCCGGGATGTGGCCCGGTGCACCACGTCGGGGTGGATCTCCTCGGGCAGTTGCAGCGCGGCCGGCCGCGCAGGGGTGGCGATCTTCATGGAGTGCTCCTGTCTGGGCCGGACCGAACCGGCCGGGATGGCCTCATGGCACGACGACCGGCCCGGCCCCGCGGGAGGGGGATCCCCGCGCGGGGCCGGGCGCCGGTCAGCGGACGCTCTGCGCGAACCGGAAGAACCGGTACGGGTCGTACTTCTCCTTGACCCGGGCCAGCCGCGCGTAGTTCTCGGCGTAGTAGGAGCGCCGCCACCCGGTCAGGCGCGGGTCGATGAAGTTCTGGTAGGTCTCGCCGTTGGAGTAGGGGTCGATCACCGCGAAGCCGCCGTCGACGTAGCTCCAGGCGGCGGCCTCGGCCTCCTGGGAGATCGGCGCGACGGCGTCCGAGGTGAGGTAGCTGACCGAGAAGAGGCTGTCGCGGTGGACGTAGGCGGTGGCGTCGCGGGCCGGGGTGTTGGCCTGGCCGCCGAGGGCGGAGATCTGCAACTGACGCATCTGCCCGGCGAAGCGGTGCGCGTCGAAGGCCTCCAGTGCCTTGGCCCAGCCGTCGCGCGGCATCGACTGCTCGAACAGGCGGCTGCGCCAGGCGCCGAACGCCGGGCGCTGGATCTGCCCGCCGGGTGAGGTGTCGACGCGGTGGCACTGCTGCACCGACAGTTCGGTGCACTGGTAGAGCTGCATCAGGACCGACCGGTAGGGGGCGGTGAACTTCTGCTGGAACACCGGGGGCCGGCCGACCAGCGAGGTCAGGCGGGCGATCTCGGTGTCGAACCCGGGGCCGGTGTCCACCGAGGCGAGGAAGACCGAGGCGGTCGGCACGGTGCCGGGGCCCGCGTCGGTGAGCGTGACGTTGACGCCGCTGCCGATCGTCCAGGGCGCGTCGGGCAGCCAGCGGGCCCAGCCGTCCAGCATGTCCAGGGCCTGGTCGAAGGTCCACACCAGGTTGACGGCGGCCACGTTGGTCAGCGGCGAGGGGGTGACGTCGTAGGAGGTCACGATGCCGAAGTTGCCGCCACCGCCGCCGCGCAGGGCCCAGAACAGGTCCTTGTGGCTGTTCGGCGAGGCGGTGACGGTCCGCCCGTCGGCCAGGACCACCTGCGCCGAGGTCACCTTGTCGGAGGCGATGCCGATGCTGCGGGTGAACAGGCCCATGCCGCCGCCCTGGAAGAACCCGCCGGCCGCGACGGTGGGGCAGTAGCCGCCGGAGATGCCGAGGCCGGCCGGCGCGAGGGTGTCCATGATGTCGATGAGCTGGGCGCCGGGCCCGATCTTCACCGAACCGTTGCCGGGCACCACGGAGTTGAGCCGGGAGACGTCGATGACCAGGCCGCGGGTGGTGGAGTAGCCGCCCGCGCTGTGGCCGCCGCTGCGCGCGGCGACGGGGATGCCCTGGGCCTCGGCGAAGCGGATGCACGCGGCGACGTCGGCGGCCGAGGCGCAGTAGGCGACCGCCTTGGGGCTGGTGGCGTCGAACTGGACCTGGTAGAGCTGCTTGGCCTTCTGGTAGTCCGCGTCGGACGGGAGCACCAGGTGTCCCTGGAGCCGGTCGGCGAGCCGGCTCCACTTGGTGCCCGAGGCATTGGCCTTGGCCTGGGTGGCGCCGGCCAGCGCCGTCGCGGCCAGCGCCGCACCACCGGTGCCGGCGAGGAATGACCTTCTGTTGATCATGCTGTTCCTACCGTGTTCTTCAGGGCGTTCCTCAGGGAGGACGCCTGATGGGGCGGCTTGATGGGCGGGACGGTGCGCGGGGTCACGGGACCTGGTGGCCCAGGACGAGGGAGAGCGCCTCGGTCAGGGCGCCCGCCGGGTCCGCCTCGGTACCGGTGGCGCGCCAGGCCACGTGCTGGTCGGGCCGGACCAGGACGGCGCCCGCCCCGCCGGTCTCGCGCAGCCGCTGCCAGGCGCCGTCGGCGTCGGCGTACTCGGCCCCCTCGCCGATCAGGACCGCGGTCACCGGGACGGAGAGCTTCCCGGCCGCCAGCGCGGCGGCCTCGGCCCATGCCGCGCCGTCCGCCCCGGTGATCAGGACGAAGCCGGTGCCGGACCCGACCAGGTCGTGGGTGGACACCCGCCGGCCGTCCCGCTCGATCCACGCGTGCGGCAGCAGATGACCCGGGCGGGTGGTGGGCCGGTACACGTCGCCCAGCGGCGACCGGGCGGGCAGGCGGCTGCCGTCCGGGACGACCGCGCCCTGCTCGTAGCCGAATCCGGCCTCCACGTCGAGCGCCTGGCACTCGCCGCGGTGGGTGGCGAAGATCTCCGCCGCGCGGGCGCGCTGCGCGGCGCCGACCGGGGTCGGCGCGAAGTAGCCGAAGAACATCTGGGTACGGCGCTCCGGCGGCACGTGCGGGCCGAGGCCGAGGGCGGCGTCGATGACCACCTGGTGGTGCGCCGCGGCGGACATCGCCCAGCCCAGGTTGTGCCGGCCGACGGGCCGGCGCTCGGCCTCGTACGCGTCGAGCAGGCTGTCGCCCGCACTGCCGGACAGGACCGCGGCGAGCTTCCAGGCGAGGTTGTGCGCGTCCTGGATGCCGGTGTTCAGGCCGAGGCCGACGGCGGGAGGCTGGCGGTGGGCGGCGTCGCCGGCCAGGAACACCCTGCCGTACCGGTAGCGCTCGGCGAGCACCGCCTCCACGGTCCAGCTGGTCACCTCGTGCAGGGTCAGCTCCAGCTCGGGCAGGCCGAGCACCTCGCGGATACGGGCGGTGACCGCCTGCTCGTCGGTGCGGTCGATGCCGGTGAGGGGCAGGTGCAGGCCCCACTCCTCGCAGTGCCTGCCCCAGGTCGGGCCCATCTCGATGAGGGCGCTCGACAGGTCCGGGCGGTAGGGGTTGAGGAACCAGGTGATGATCGAGCCCTCGTTCCACCACGGCGACAGATCGGCGGAGAAGTACGCCGTGGTGGCGTCGAACAGGGCGGGCAGGCCCTCCATGCGCACACCGAGAGCGGAGCCGACCGTACGGCCGCCGTCCGCCGCGATCACGTAGCGCGCCCTGACCGTCGTGGTCTCGCCGGTCCCGGTGGAGCGGATCTCGGCGGTGACGCTCCCGCCGTCCTCGTCCTCGGCCAGCGACACCAGCTCGTGGCCGAACAGGATCCCGCCGGGGTTGCGCTGCTCGGCGTGGCGGCGCAGCACCGGTTCGAGGCGCAGCTGCGGCAGCTTGACCGGAAGCACGGGACCGGCCGCCTCGTACGCCTCGCGCAGCGCGCCGCCGCCGAAGCCGTCCATCTCGTGGATGACCCGCCCGTCCAGCGGTCCCTGGCCGGTGAGCGTGGTCTGCCAGCGGACCGTGCCGAACTGCTCGGGCCCGGCTCCCGGTCTCGACACGTCGTCCGCCAGTCCGTGCTGGCGGAAGACCCCCATGGTGCGCTGGTTGAGGTAGTGCGCCTTCGGCAGGCGCGAGGTGTCCGCGCGGCGCTCCACCAGCAGATGGCCGACGCCGTGGTCGGACAGGAAGACGGAGGCGGACAGGCCGGTGCCGCCGCCGCCCACGATCAGTACCGGGACTTCTACGGTGCCCAAGGTTTCGTCCTTCCGGAAGTAAGGCCCGAGGGGCAGGCAGCATCCAACTTCCGCCGTGCCGTGGAGAGGTGAGGAAGACGAGCGACGAGAAGAGAGCCGAGGAGGAGGGCGGGCGGGGCTAGACCGGGTCCGCGAGGGCGCCCTCGGGCAGCTGCATGATCTCCGGCACTCCGGAACCCCACCGGTAGTAGGCCTGGAGCTTGTAATATTCGCCGTCGGGCTGGGAGGCGACGGCGTAGACGAACTTCGTGTGCGGGTCGGCGCGCCGCACGTGCCGCACGAACAGCTCGATCCGGTCGTCGAGTTCGACGGGGAGACCGGACGGGTCGGTCGTCGCCACGGCGAAGCTGATCCGCTCGATCGCCGGGTTGTCCCAGCTGAGGGTCACGTAGAGGCCGAAGATCTCGCGGCCGAGCCGGAGCATCTGCTCGGTGGGCTCTGCCTGGCCGATCTCGCGGAGCATCGACCGCAGCGACTCGGGGGCGAAGCCGTCGGCGGGCGGCTCGCCCATGTAGATGTTGACGGTGCGGTGGCGGTAGTCGATGCCGATCAGGCCCACGGTGTCGCCCAGGCCGTGCCGGGCGATGAAGTCGAGGCTCCGGCCCAGGCTCGGCGGCATCGACGGGATGCCGGCCAGCTCGGCGACCCCCTGGAGGGCGGTCCTGGGCAGCACCACCCAGATCTTCTTGAACCCCCCGACGACACCGAAGTCGATGCCGTAGCCGTCGACGGGGCAGTGCTCGCGGATGTCCGCGAGCAGCCGGGAGACAGGGTGGTCCGTCCTCTCCAACAGCCCGCTGTCCACGGCGAGTTCGTACGGGTCGACGTCCTGCGGCACCGTGAACCGGCAGTCCAGCTCGCCCGCGCGCTCGGCGCCGGTCGAGACCCGGAACGCGACCACCGCCCGGGCGAGGTCCCCCCCGTACAGGTTCAGGATGCGCAGCACCGTGTCGCGCGGGTACTCCACCTCCAGCAGGCCGGCCGCTTCCTCGATGGCCGAGTGGAGGGCCTTCACCGCGTCTTCCTGAGTGATCAGCGCCGCCTCACTCATGGCGGTCACCATCCATAGGCTTCATGGCGGGCAGCCTCAGCCACCGATCTTGAACAGACCTCTCACACGGCTTGTCGCCGGCTTGGCGCGGGGTCGCCGGCGAAGGTCGCCGGGTCACCGGGGGAGTTCCGTTCGGGGCAGCTCGCCCGCGTACAGCAGGACCAGCGGGTGGAAGCGGTAGCGGTCCTCGCCGAGGGCGCCGCCGGGCTCGGAGGAGAGCAGGCAGGCGTCGACGAGTTCTTCCAGGGCGCCTTCCGCCTCGGCCAGGCCGGTCACCTCGCCCGCGAGCCGGGCGGTGAAGGGGCCGGGTCCCAGCGCCGCGAGCCAGGGCAGGACGGCCGCGGTGGCCGGGCTCAGCCGGGACAGGGCGCGGTCGAGGGT is a window of Streptomyces sp. NBC_01477 DNA encoding:
- a CDS encoding DeoR/GlpR family DNA-binding transcription regulator, which gives rise to MLAAERRDHLLGLLAREGKIVAKDVAAGLGISEDSVRRDLRDLAAEGRCQRVYGGALPVSPAAADYASRQAVAPGGKRKVAAAAVALVRPGGALILDGGTTALAVVRALPQDLACTVITHSPTTAAALLGHPLAEVFLLGGRVFKHSAVACGAAAVEAAQNVSADLCLLGVSGVHPEAGLTTGDAEEAAMKRALAARSADTWILASSEKIGTASRFRVLPWAEISGLITDAGPGHPVVERIMAHGVQILAAG
- a CDS encoding FAD-binding oxidoreductase; this encodes MINRRSFLAGTGGAALAATALAGATQAKANASGTKWSRLADRLQGHLVLPSDADYQKAKQLYQVQFDATSPKAVAYCASAADVAACIRFAEAQGIPVAARSGGHSAGGYSTTRGLVIDVSRLNSVVPGNGSVKIGPGAQLIDIMDTLAPAGLGISGGYCPTVAAGGFFQGGGMGLFTRSIGIASDKVTSAQVVLADGRTVTASPNSHKDLFWALRGGGGGNFGIVTSYDVTPSPLTNVAAVNLVWTFDQALDMLDGWARWLPDAPWTIGSGVNVTLTDAGPGTVPTASVFLASVDTGPGFDTEIARLTSLVGRPPVFQQKFTAPYRSVLMQLYQCTELSVQQCHRVDTSPGGQIQRPAFGAWRSRLFEQSMPRDGWAKALEAFDAHRFAGQMRQLQISALGGQANTPARDATAYVHRDSLFSVSYLTSDAVAPISQEAEAAAWSYVDGGFAVIDPYSNGETYQNFIDPRLTGWRRSYYAENYARLARVKEKYDPYRFFRFAQSVR
- a CDS encoding AfsR/SARP family transcriptional regulator, which gives rise to MDREDRRGTLTAAPVAVEGRGPQAVAEPPGPRESGGSAGSARRIAELEREVRELRRANETLKQYVSKALELDVSPSERDDRFEGAAGYGQDPADPARRPAPGAGDGPARAPHPTAAEVEIRVLGPIEVAVGGRWVDLGTPKQRAALALLVSQVGQPVSIDVLVEALWDGRPPQSATTSLHAYIANLRRALEPHRAPRAPSTVLCTRGRSYLLDSRAVEVDAHRFGECATAGWRALDRGDPQRALYAFEAGLALWRGEAYAEVAARHVTPAAVRLEELRLSMIEGRCATLIAVGNHELAVPELVAFTQAHPLREYGCELLSLALYRAGRQANALSVLRDHQKTMVEDLGISPSPALQHLELEILRQAPELRGPGRVQ
- a CDS encoding prenyltransferase/squalene oxidase repeat-containing protein; this encodes MKIATPARPAALQLPEEIHPDVVHRATSRLVAHVSGRADPDGALRGHCESRVLESALALSLMTRTGAHSPARDRLLAYLRPHRQSADRLDAVLASLAVGGAAGRETGGDSALVGTLASGVLAAAPGFISVRRRLMVYAVLCVLGCPLPADAELPGGGQAPTDPLHSWAAVQQASITLILAGAMGVRNRSTEAALGTLLATDPATTVWEGYALMHLLALHALAGVPGQEETVRRGLETLLRHQRPDGGFPFVLAMDNWCTATGGLALHAAGADPALLRRMTAMLGAHQGGARLRSLSRGAPLTGGWSMSPLVAQNDVDDTSCALELLQAVDPVTHAGAVRRGVDALLAVQGADGGFPTYVAGASSEPCMTAAAVCALAPHPATAPVRDKALAFLADSQHADGSFEPGWSRSRLHSLFRVRLAACTAGQDDPRAAAMAARIEQTVRETQNTDGGWGMQPGDPSDDVSTAYGLIALCYADDPRPLGRALTWLLAQQKADGSYGGPPDMVGPRPFAYHFPLLTDIPVLLALGHVRARLADPQAVLPAVR
- a CDS encoding aromatic prenyltransferase, with product MSEAALITQEDAVKALHSAIEEAAGLLEVEYPRDTVLRILNLYGGDLARAVVAFRVSTGAERAGELDCRFTVPQDVDPYELAVDSGLLERTDHPVSRLLADIREHCPVDGYGIDFGVVGGFKKIWVVLPRTALQGVAELAGIPSMPPSLGRSLDFIARHGLGDTVGLIGIDYRHRTVNIYMGEPPADGFAPESLRSMLREIGQAEPTEQMLRLGREIFGLYVTLSWDNPAIERISFAVATTDPSGLPVELDDRIELFVRHVRRADPHTKFVYAVASQPDGEYYKLQAYYRWGSGVPEIMQLPEGALADPV
- a CDS encoding NUDIX domain-containing protein, whose protein sequence is MTDKPTPLPVAGPYRPGVDTPDHRGRTGLDRAGRGLDRNPDVVVRDVELTSQGWHVLRRTTFDYRRRDGRWVTQQRETYDRGNGAVVLPYDAERGRVLLTRQFRYPAYVNGHPDGMLIEAAAGLLDGDAPLAAVRREAAEELGVTLGPLTHVLDAYMSPGSVTERLHFYAAPYTPADRTGQGGGLEEDGEDIDVVDVPFADALAMVRDGRIADGKTVLLLQWAALDGPFAAAAATR
- a CDS encoding MMPL family transporter — protein: MMRKLAALPSGSVGKWVVLAIWAVLLVPALMLAGKLSGAEQNDNSAWLPGNAESTAVVERAEKLMPADTVPAIVVYDRATGVTAADLSKARADAKAFQGIDNVVGAPQGPVESQDGKAIQTVVQVHKDNSGWEGLGTVVDRMTEVGRQGPDGLGFHVAGPAGYGADSIKAFGGGGTLTTITALVVIVILLFTYRSPLLPLLPLITVGVALVVAEALIYLLAEHAGLVVNKQSSFILTVLVFGAATDYALLLISRYREELLRHEDRHEAMAEALHRSGPAIVASAATVAVSLMLLMLADLNSTKGMGPACAIGILVGLLTMVTLMPALLVVCGRWVFWPVRPVYGAAGATRKESVWSRVGKAVSGRPRLVWAGTVLVLGALALGALGLDASGLANKDQFTNTPQMAVGEDVRAEHFPAGSGDPVYVVARAGAADRVKAALAGVPGIAGVADPVVKGDGAVLLAQLKDEPSSEAAMRTVDRARGAVHRIDGADAQVGGSTAVMVDTEDAAARDNKVVIPLVLVVVLLILAALLRAVVAPLLLMATVLLSFGAALGVSSLMFEHVFGFAGADASFPLLAFVFLVALGIDYNIFLVTRIREDALRQGTRRAALTGLSSTGGVITSAGVVLAGTFGAMASLPLVFAAELGFAVAFGVLLDTLVVRSVLVTALTLDVGRWMWWPGKLFLRRDDALPAAGDHDDRVSTLSGR
- a CDS encoding FAD-dependent monooxygenase, giving the protein MGTVEVPVLIVGGGGTGLSASVFLSDHGVGHLLVERRADTSRLPKAHYLNQRTMGVFRQHGLADDVSRPGAGPEQFGTVRWQTTLTGQGPLDGRVIHEMDGFGGGALREAYEAAGPVLPVKLPQLRLEPVLRRHAEQRNPGGILFGHELVSLAEDEDGGSVTAEIRSTGTGETTTVRARYVIAADGGRTVGSALGVRMEGLPALFDATTAYFSADLSPWWNEGSIITWFLNPYRPDLSSALIEMGPTWGRHCEEWGLHLPLTGIDRTDEQAVTARIREVLGLPELELTLHEVTSWTVEAVLAERYRYGRVFLAGDAAHRQPPAVGLGLNTGIQDAHNLAWKLAAVLSGSAGDSLLDAYEAERRPVGRHNLGWAMSAAAHHQVVIDAALGLGPHVPPERRTQMFFGYFAPTPVGAAQRARAAEIFATHRGECQALDVEAGFGYEQGAVVPDGSRLPARSPLGDVYRPTTRPGHLLPHAWIERDGRRVSTHDLVGSGTGFVLITGADGAAWAEAAALAAGKLSVPVTAVLIGEGAEYADADGAWQRLRETGGAGAVLVRPDQHVAWRATGTEADPAGALTEALSLVLGHQVP